The Methanobrevibacter sp. V74 genome includes the window AACTCGTTTAGCTCTTTGTGTTTCATAATCTGAAGACATGTCAATAAATAAGATATTCCGATAAACCTTATCTTTTCTAAATACAATAACAACTTCAGGCCCTGATTTATCAATTTCACTAGGAATGCGAATAATTGTGTCTATGTAATTCTTCTCAAGAGTCAAATACTTCCTAAGAATTTCAAGTGAATCTTTAAATAAGAAATTTTCAGAAATACTAATGACCATGATTCCATCATCTTTTAGTGAATCAGCAAGATTAATTAAAAATAAAAATTCACTATCCGCTAATGATTTATACTCTCCGGAAAAATCAACATTTGAATCGTTTAAGTCAATTTTATCAACAAGATTTTCAAGAGCTTTATTTAACTCATAATCTTGTTTAAAAGAATTCTCATCAATATTTAATTTATCAACTAACAATGTTTCAATTTCACAACGTTTACTCCTTTTAACAATTTCCATATTCTGTTGAAAATTTGAGGAATGATAATTTTTAATAGCTATAGGAATTCTTGATAAAATAACATCAAATGAAGCTCCATTTATATCTATAGAATTAATTGCATTTTCATGCTTTAAAAAGACATTATTTGATGGAAAATTATTTATAAAAAATTTAGCAAATACATATAAGAAATTTGATTTATTTTCATCTTTACCATAACAATACTGGATGTTACTCTCATTTAAGGACATGATAGAATCTCCATTTTTAATAAAAGGATCATACACACTGCCCATCCTTTTTTTATCACTTAAAACAAGTTCAGACAGAACTTGGGTGATATAATCAGGATTTGATTCCACATGCATCAATCTTGAGGAAGAGATTACATTAAATACCTCCTTAAATTCAAAATCTTGCTCAAAAACATTTAATTTTGAAATTAAATATATCACCTCACAGATATTTTCACTTCCCTCATTGCTAAATTCATATATATCAATTTCATCAATTGTTTTGAATAAATGGTTGAAATATTCCATATTATGATATTCCGAACTGAATACTGCATATTTTGGAAATGCATTTAAAAAATATTGTAAAAAGTCCGGTTTTAAGTAATTATCATTGACTACTTCTTCAATAAAAGCTTCAGGCCTTTTAATAAAAAACCCATTTAATTTTAATGAATCAAGACGAAGCTGTGATTGGAAAACTTTATTCACATAAGCTTCGTCAAGAGTGACTTCGGCATTTTTTAGCTCCATCAACAAATAATCTTTTACAATATCAGAGCAATATTTATACAAAAATGTGTAAAGGACAATGTAGTCAATTTGAGGAGGCAGCTTGAATCTTCTTGAATTTGACATTAATTGTTTTAAAATATTGTAGTTATTAGATTTTAAGTTCATTACCCCCATCCCATAAATCATTCAATATTGCTTCTTTGAGGTTCCTGTCATATTCAACTTGGCGCAAATCCTCAAATATTTTATCATTTATTGTATCCAATAATTTTCCATATTTGATTTGTGTTTCTAAATCAGGAACATGAAGTTGAAGTTGCTTTATTTCTTTTAGTGATGTGTGAGGCATTTTACCACTGCCTCCAAGTTCATGAAGTTGTTTTTTAATATGGGCATTAGCAAGTAAATGTGCAATAAATTCTGGATCATAACCTTTTTTAAGTCGTATTATTGCAATTTTATCACTTATAACCAAATTTTCTTGTTTAACGCAGACTATATCATAGGGATATGTCATTTTAATTAGCACATCATTTCTTTGTGTAAAATACCTGCCTTTAATGTGGTGATTTAAAGTTACTTCTTCAAAATCAGACAATACTCCATCTTTTTTTATGGATCTCTGTACAATTATTTTGAATTTATCCCCATTTTCATCTAAATAACGCCTATATGAAAGGCCAGAATTTATTTCAGCTATAGCAGTTAATTTTATTTCTTGCATTTCAATCCCTTGAAGAAAGTTGGAAAAAAATAATGGTGGTTGAATGAGCATTAGTTTTGGTGGTGAGGCAAAACTAATCTATTGATATAAATCAGTAACATCATCAAGCAGCGGTGTTTCGTCAGTAACTTCTGATAAGTTAACTTTTTCTGCAGAAACGCCTCCAATAACCCCTATACTTTGAATGTTATCTTTCAAAACAGCAGTTGATGTTATTCCAAGTCCTTGTGATGACAGTACAAATAAATCAAGGAATATTTCATCTTCCCCAACGATAAATGCCGGTCCAATATCTTCGGAGGCATTTGTCTGTACATTGATTAATATATGTTTAGTATGGTTCTCTTCTTCAATACCAATTTCTTTTCTTATATTTTCATCCAAATTTTTTACTTTTTCACTCCAGTTAATTTTAGCATTCATATTATTACCTCGGTTATTTTTTTGTCACCTTAAAATACAATGGTGTGGTTTTTTAAAATTAATGCATTTTTTAAAAAGTTATGCATTTTTGTAATAATACATTAATTTTAATGATATATAAATTTAACTATTAATATCATATCTTTCAAAAAAATGCAGTTTTAAAACTGTAATATACTATGTATTTCGTGAAATATATAAAGTTTTTGTATTTTTTAAAAAAATGCAAAAAAGTGTAAAGACAGAAGCCCACAAAAACATAATAATTAAATGTAATTAAATACTTACTTACATATGGAAGTTGTAAATGGAAGTATTGAAAATCATCAATACCCCATTTCATGTTTTGAAAAAATGGAATATCTGAAGCTACTACAGTAATTAATTTGAAGTTAATCTTTTTAGAATGGAAAATCCAATAAATACCTAAAGAGCATTGGTGTATTTTAATCAATAAACTCAAAGGAATATCTGAATTTGGCTTCTATAAGTCTTGAAGAATATTTAATGGATTGCTTTTACAAGGTGGTTTTCTTAACCGATGATGAATTAAATGTCATTAAAATAGGAATAGCAACTTTTCTGTCGAAATAATGTATTTTTAAAAATTAATGAAATTATAATGTAAAAAATTAAGTGAATTTTTTACTTTAAAAATCAAACAACGAAAAATGCACAAAGTTAGGCATTATATTTTAGCATGATCAGTATTCTTTTTTTAAACCAATGATTCTTTGGAGAGTTTATAAAAACTCCAAAGCGAGATATATATTATATATATTTAAGACTTCCTAGATATCGTCTTAAACGGGACACGTGAATAAAATGAGTGGAAGAGAGATCAACAATATTGTTGAAATTATGAAAAGAGATTTAAAAGCATCATTTTCTAATCCAATTGTAATAATTGTATTAGTTGCTATAATAATCTTACCTTCACTATACGCTCTTTTAAATATCCAAGCATGTTGGGATCCTTATGAAAATACCGATTCCATCGAATTTGCAATAGCAAATCTTGATAAAGGAGCTACATACGAAAATCAACAGTTAAATGTTGGAAATGAAATTGTAAAAGACCTGAAAAATGACAGCAACTATAAATGGGTTTTTGTCACAGAAGATGAACTGCGAGAAGGAGTTAATAATGGTGACTATTATGCTGGGATGATAATTCCCAAGGATTTAAGTAAAGATGTCATTTCAATAACAACCGACAATCCAAAATCCGCAAAAATAAATTACCTTGTTAATATTAAAGCCAACCCTGTTGCAAATAAACTCACTGATGCTGCAGCAAATGCCGTTTATACCCGTATAAATGCTAAAATCGTTGAATTTATTGACATAGCCGCATATGGAAAATTAGGTGAATTACAAGACGGTTTATCTTCAGGAGCAGGACAACTTTCAAGCGGGGCTACTCAACTTTCAAATGGAGCGAATAAAATCGCCTCTGGAGCAGACCACGTATCATCTGGAGCAAATTCCGTGAGTTCCGGTGCCAGTAAAGTAAAATCAGGTGCTTCAGATGTGAATCATGGTGCCAACAAAATAAAGTCAGGGTCAAAATCTGTTGAAAACGGAGCAAGCAAAGTATCCTCATCAGCAGATAAAATTAAATCTGGTTCCAAGCAAGTTCAAAAAGGTGCAAGTGATTTAGAATCATCAGTTGATCCATCAACATTACCTGGACCTGTAAAAGGAGTAGTTGAGGGTTCAGTTAATCTTGCAAATTCGAGTTCGAAACTAGCGGGAGGATCCAGTGACCTGGCAGAGGGTTCTGTTCAATTAGCCAGCAGTTCTTCAAAACTTGCAAATGGTGCAAGTGATGTTGCAGGAGGAGCCAGCAATGTAGCTGACGGTGCAAACAAGTTAGCAGATGGTTCTACTGAATTAGCAAACGGCGCGCTAAGTCTTGCAGCAGGTTCCCAATTATTATCAAATTCAGCGACACAAGCATTATTTTCAGCAGCTAGTGCATTATATGGTGCATCAAATTCACTTTCAGGAATAACCGGAGTTAACGAATCACAAATCGGAGATTATATTTATTCCCCGATTAAATTAGAACGTAACGAAGTATATCCCGTTGAAAATTATGGATCTAATGTTGCACCATTTTACATTGTTTTATCAATGTGGGTTGGAGCGGTAATTACCTGCGTAATGCTTAGAATAGAAAGTAGTACTGAAACCAAATATTCACCTATTGAAATGTACTTTGGAAAACTATTATTATTTATAATAATGAGTTTGCTTCAAGCAGCTGTTACAATTTCAGGATTATTTTTATTAGGAGTTGAAATTGAAAATCCCTTACTGTTTACATTTTCAGCAGCACTGATATCGGTGACCTTTATGGTGTTAATGTATTCTTTAATATCTGCCCTGGGACAAGTTGGAAAAGGAATTGGAGTG containing:
- a CDS encoding N-6 DNA methylase, which translates into the protein MNLKSNNYNILKQLMSNSRRFKLPPQIDYIVLYTFLYKYCSDIVKDYLLMELKNAEVTLDEAYVNKVFQSQLRLDSLKLNGFFIKRPEAFIEEVVNDNYLKPDFLQYFLNAFPKYAVFSSEYHNMEYFNHLFKTIDEIDIYEFSNEGSENICEVIYLISKLNVFEQDFEFKEVFNVISSSRLMHVESNPDYITQVLSELVLSDKKRMGSVYDPFIKNGDSIMSLNESNIQYCYGKDENKSNFLYVFAKFFINNFPSNNVFLKHENAINSIDINGASFDVILSRIPIAIKNYHSSNFQQNMEIVKRSKRCEIETLLVDKLNIDENSFKQDYELNKALENLVDKIDLNDSNVDFSGEYKSLADSEFLFLINLADSLKDDGIMVISISENFLFKDSLEILRKYLTLEKNYIDTIIRIPSEIDKSGPEVVIVFRKDKVYRNILFIDMSSDYETQRAKRVFPGLFRKNLILDNKTIDKMKKVFSDKLTVSKFSNFISINEIKNNKFNLSVSRYVDTFEGEFISLDELISQKEDIDSNINRLNLKIEKMMDELNIRF
- a CDS encoding restriction endonuclease subunit S — protein: MQEIKLTAIAEINSGLSYRRYLDENGDKFKIIVQRSIKKDGVLSDFEEVTLNHHIKGRYFTQRNDVLIKMTYPYDIVCVKQENLVISDKIAIIRLKKGYDPEFIAHLLANAHIKKQLHELGGSGKMPHTSLKEIKQLQLHVPDLETQIKYGKLLDTINDKIFEDLRQVEYDRNLKEAILNDLWDGGNELKI
- a CDS encoding YhgE/Pip domain-containing protein, whose protein sequence is MSGREINNIVEIMKRDLKASFSNPIVIIVLVAIIILPSLYALLNIQACWDPYENTDSIEFAIANLDKGATYENQQLNVGNEIVKDLKNDSNYKWVFVTEDELREGVNNGDYYAGMIIPKDLSKDVISITTDNPKSAKINYLVNIKANPVANKLTDAAANAVYTRINAKIVEFIDIAAYGKLGELQDGLSSGAGQLSSGATQLSNGANKIASGADHVSSGANSVSSGASKVKSGASDVNHGANKIKSGSKSVENGASKVSSSADKIKSGSKQVQKGASDLESSVDPSTLPGPVKGVVEGSVNLANSSSKLAGGSSDLAEGSVQLASSSSKLANGASDVAGGASNVADGANKLADGSTELANGALSLAAGSQLLSNSATQALFSAASALYGASNSLSGITGVNESQIGDYIYSPIKLERNEVYPVENYGSNVAPFYIVLSMWVGAVITCVMLRIESSTETKYSPIEMYFGKLLLFIIMSLLQAAVTISGLFLLGVEIENPLLFTFSAALISVTFMVLMYSLISALGQVGKGIGVVLLVLQISGTGGIYPIEIMDNVFQTLYPYLPMTYAIDLIREAQLGVVWSNYLPALAISIGIAVVTVIVAVIIKEKADDAAHYFEERLNDTGLF